A genomic window from Quercus lobata isolate SW786 chromosome 10, ValleyOak3.0 Primary Assembly, whole genome shotgun sequence includes:
- the LOC115965883 gene encoding 2-alkenal reductase (NADP(+)-dependent)-like encodes MASVVGEEVSNKQVIFKDYFTGFPKESDMYLTTSTIKLKVPEGSNGVLLKNLYLSCDPVMRILMQRVVPKGFSNYTPGSPINGYGVAKVLDSGHPDFKAGDLVWGSARWEEYSLITATEGLRKITHSDVPLSYYTGLLGMPGMTAYAGFHEVCSPKKGEYVFVSAASGAVGQLVGQFAKLLGCYVVGSAGSKEKVDLLKNKFGFDDAFNYKEEHDLDAALKRYFPEGIDIYFENVGGETLDAVLLNMRVHGRIAVCGMISQYNLDQPEGIKNLMCLIYKRIHMTGFTVRDYYHLYPKFLDTVLPYIKEGKITYVEDIAEGLESGPAALVGLFSGRNIGKQVVVIARE; translated from the exons ATGGCGAGTGTTGTTGGAGAGGAAGTGAGCAACAAGCAAGTGATATTCAAGGACTATTTCACTGGTTTTCCCAAGGAATCAGACATGTACTTGACCACAAGTACCATCAAATTGAAGGTTCCAGAGGGTTCCAATGGTGTTCTTTTGAAGAATCTCTACTTGTCCTGTGACCCTGTCATGCGTATCCTGATGCAACGAGTTGTTCCTAAGGGATTCTCCAATTACACCCCTGGTTCT CCGATAAACGGGTATGGAGTGGCTAAAGTTTTGGATTCTGGGCATCCAGACTTCAAGGCAGGTGACTTAGTTTGGGGGTCTGCTAGATGGGAAGAGTATAGCCTAATCACAGCAACCGAAGGCCTCAGAAAGATCACTCACAGTGATGTACCCCTTTCCTACTATACAGGACTTCTTG gtATGCCTGGTATGACCGCCTATGCTGGTTTCCATGAAGTTTGTTCCCCTAAGAAAGGAGAATATGTCTTTGTTTCAGCTGCATCCGGTGCTGTTGGCCAGCTTGTTGGACAATTTGCAAAATTGTTGGGTTGTTATGTAGTTGGAAGTGCTGGAAGTAAAGAAAAG GTTGATCTATTGAAAAATAAGTTTGGATTTGATGATGCTTTCAATTATAAGGAAGAGCATGACTTGGATGCTGCTTTGAAAAG GTATTTCCCAGAGGGCATTGATATTTACTTTGAGAATGTTGGGGGTGAAACACTTGATGCAGTGCTCCTAAACATGAGAGTCCATGGTCGCATTGCTGTATGTGGGATGATCTCACAGTATAATCTTGATCAACCAGAAGgcataaaaaatttgatgtgtCTCATATACAAACGCATCCATATGACAGGATTTACAGTTCGCGATTACTATCACCTTTATCCCAAGTTCTTAGACACTGTGCTGCCTTACATCAAAGAGGGGAAGATAACATACGTAGAAGACATAGCTGAAGGCCTTGAGAGTGGTCCAGCTGCCTTGGTTGGACTCTTTAGTGGTCGCAACATCGGAAAACAAGTGGTTGTAATTGCTCGTGAATAA
- the LOC115965884 gene encoding 2-alkenal reductase (NADP(+)-dependent)-like, translated as MANVGEEVSNKQVIFKDYVTGFPKESDMYVITSTIKLKVPEGSNAVLLKNLYLSCDPIMRILMQPVVPSDFSSYTPGSPLNGYGVAKVLDSGHPDFKVGDLVWGANTRWEEYSLTTATERLKKIKHTDIPLSYYTGLLGMPGVTAYAGFHEVCSPKKGEYVFVSAASGAVGQLVGQFAKLFGCYVVGSAGSKEKVDLLKNKFGFDDAFNYNEEHDLDAALKRYFAEGIDIYFENVGGKMLDAVLLNMRNHGRVAVCGMISQYNLDQTEGVKNLMHLIFKRIHVTGFSALDYYHLYPKLLDTVLPYIKEGKIVYVEDIAEGLESGPAALVGLFKGRNKGKQVVVVARE; from the exons ATGGCAAATGTTGGAGAGGAAGTGAGTAACAAGCAAGTGATATTCAAGGACTATGTCACTGGTTTTCCAAAGGAATCAGACATGTACGTGATCACAAGTACCATAAAATTGAAGGTTCCAGAGGGTTCCAATGCTGTTCTTTTGAAGAACCTTTACTTGTCCTGCGATCCCATAATGCGTATCCTAATGCAACCAGTTGTTCCTAGTGATTTCTCCAGTTACACCCCGGGCTCT CCGTTAAACGGGTATGGGGTGGCTAAAGTTTTGGATTCTGGGCACCCAGACTTCAAGGTAGGTGATTTAGTTTGGGGAGCTAATACTAGATGGGAAGAGTACAGCCTAACCACGGCAACCGAAAGACTAAAAAAGATCAAGCATACCGATATACCCCTTTCCTACTATACGGGCCTTCTTG GTATGCCTGGTGTGACTGCTTATGCTGGTTTCCATGAAGTTTGTTCTCCTAAGAAAGGAGAATATGTCTTTGTTTCAGCAGCATCTGGTGCAGTTGGCCAGCTTGTTGGACAATTTGCAAAATTGTTTGGTTGTTATGTTGTTGGAAGTGCTGGAAGCAAAGAAAAG GTTGATCTACTGAAGAATAAGTTTGGTTTTGATGATGCTTTCAATTATAATGAAGAGCATGACTTGGATGCAGCTTTGAAAAG GTATTTCGCAGAGGGCATTGATATCTACTTTGAGAATGTTGGGGGTAAGATGCTTGATGCAGTGCTCCTAAACATGAGAAACCATGGTCGTGTTGCTGTATGTGGAATGATCTCACAGTATAATCTTGATCAAACTGAAGGCGTGAAAAATTTGATGCACCTCATATTCAAGCGCATCCATGTTACAGGATTTTCAGCTCTTGATTACTATCACCTCTATCCCAAGTTATTAGATACTGTGCTGCCTTATATCAAAGAGGGGAAGATAGTGTATGTGGAAGACATTGCTGAAGGCCTTGAAAGTGGTCCAGCTGCCCTGGTTGGACTCTTTAAGGGTCGCAACAAAGGGAAACAAGTAGTTGTAGTTGCTCGAGAATAA
- the LOC115965882 gene encoding 2-alkenal reductase (NADP(+)-dependent)-like: MVKVGDEVSNKQVIFRDYVIGSPKESDMYLTTGTIKLKVPEGSNEVLVKNLYLSCDPTMQFDMRKAMGPSRNLYYTPGSPICGYGVAKVLDSGHPELKAGDLVWGITGWEEYSLITKTTDTLIKIQHTDVPLSYYTGILGMPGMTAYAGFYEVGTPKKGEYVFVSAASGAVGQLIGQFAKLEGCYVVGSAGSKEKVDLLKNKLGFDEAFNYKEEHDLNAALKRYFPEGIDVYFEHVGGKMLDAVLLNMRHHGRIAVCGMISQYNLDEPEGIKNLLHIGFKWIQMKGYTHRNYYHLYPKFLDLVLPYIREKKMVYVEDIVEGLESGPAALVGLFSGRNFGKQVVVVARE; the protein is encoded by the exons ATGGTGAAGGTTGGAGATGAAGTGAGCAACAAACAAGTGATATTCAGAGACTATGTCATTGGTTCTCCTAAAGAATCAGACATGTACCTGACCACTGGGACCATTAAGTTAAAGGTTCCTGAAGGTTCAAATGAAGTTTTGGTGAAGAACCTCTATTTGTCCTGTGATCCTACCATGCAATTCGATATGAGGAAAGCTATGGGTCCCTCCAGAAATCTTTACTACACCCCTGGCTCC CCAATTTGCGGGTATGGTGTGGCGAAAGTATTGGATTCTGGGCATCCAGAATTAAAGGCAGGGGACTTGGTTTGGGGGATCACAGGATGGGAAGAGTACAGTCTAATCACTAAAACAACTGATACTCTCATTAAAATCCAACACACTGACGTACCTCTTTCTTATTATACTGGCATTCTCG GTATGCCGGGTATGACTGCATATGCTGGTTTCTATGAGGTTGGGACACCTAAGAAAGGAGAATATGTATTTGTTTCAGCAGCTTCTGGTGCAGTTGGCCAGCTTATTGGACAGTTCGCAAAGTTGGAGGGTTGTTATGTGGTTGGAAGTGCTGGAAGTAAAGAAAAG GTTGATCTATTGAAGAATAAGCTTGGGTTCGATGAAGCTTTCAATTACAAAGAAGAGCATGACTTGAACGCAGCTTTGAAAAG GTATTTCCCTGAAGGCATTGATGTTTACTTTGAGCATGTTGGGGGCAAAATGCTTGATGCTGTGCTCCTCAACATGAGACACCATGGTCGCATTGCTGTGTGCGGAATGATCTCACAATACAATCTTGACGAGCCTGAAGGAATCAAAAATTTGTTGCATATCGGATTCAAGTGGATCCAAATGAAAGGATATACACATCGCAATTATTATCACCTATACCCCAAGTTCTTAGACCTTGTGCTGCCTTACATTAGAGAAAAGAAGATGGTGTATGTGGAAGACATAGTTGAAGGCCTTGAGAGTGGTCCAGCGGCCCTTGTTGGACTTTTTAGTGGTCGCAACTTTGGAAAACAAGTAGTTGTAGTTGCTCGTGAATGA